A genomic segment from Gadus morhua chromosome 4, gadMor3.0, whole genome shotgun sequence encodes:
- the LOC115542336 gene encoding zinc finger protein 431 produces MSSHSGELRILSVYGQGEGPLAVDGHDTLFVASELEVLSSLSTGHSVAKSLNCSVRLVRLEELTGHRGGRKDRPGVLCGKVIPNNANMIVHMMPHSEEKPYKCDQCPKRFSHSSALNIHMRTHSGVKSYKCDQCTKSFSQKSYLKIHMRTHSGEKPYKCDQCMKCFSHSSTLNFHMSTHTGEKTYRCDHCPKCFSHASLLKFHMSRHSAEKPYRCDQCPKRYLRKCDLKIHLRTHSGEKPYKCDQCMKCFIQKGPLKSHMSTHSGEKPYKCDQCTKCFSLKALLKIHMSTHSGEKPYKCDQCTKCFSQKSTLNNHMRIHSGEKPYKCDQCTKHFRATSHLKRHMMTHSREQPYRCDQCMKLFQRKCDLKIHLRTHSVKKPYKCDHCMKFFSQRGKMNIHMRSHSEEYPYRCDQCPKRFTEGRFLKYHMWTHTGDKPCVCLECNASYSDPSSLRLHLLKAHFDTR; encoded by the coding sequence atgtcaagtcacagcggggagctgcgcatcctgagcgtttacggacaaggggagggcccactggcggtggatggccatgacaccctctttgtCGCGTCAGAACTGGAGGTCTTGAGCTCGCTGTCCACAggccacagcgtggccaagagcctgaactgcagcgtgcggctcgtccgccttgaggagctgactgggcatcggGGCGGCCGCAAGGACCGGCCCGGTGTCTTGTGTGGAAAGGTTATTCCCAACAATGCCAATATGATCGTCCACATGATGCCTCACTCtgaggagaagccctacaagtgtgaccaatgcccaAAGCGTTTCAGTCATAGCTCCGCCCTGaatatccacatgaggactcactccggggtgaagtcctacaagtgtgaccaatgcacgaagagcttcagtcagaaaagctacctgaagatccacatgagaactcactccggcgagaagccctacaagtgtgaccaatgcatgaagtgcttcagtcatAGCTCCACCCTGAATTTCCACATGTCGACGCACACCGGCGAGAAgacctacaggtgtgaccactgcccgaagtgcttcagtcatGCCAGTCTCCTGAAGTTCCACATGTCGCGTCACTCTgcggagaagccctacaggtgtgaccaatgcccgAAGCGCTACCTACGGAAATGcgacctgaagatccacctgaggactcactccggtgagaagccctacaagtgtgaccaatgcatgaagtgcttcaTTCAGAAAGGCcccctgaagagccacatgagtaCTCACTCcggtgagaagccctacaagtgtgaccaatgcacgaagtgcttcagtctgaaagccctcctgaagatccacatgagtaCTCACTCcggtgagaagccctacaagtgtgaccaatgcacgaagtgcttcagtcagaaaTCTACCCTGAACAACCACATGAGgattcactccggggagaagccctacaagtgtgaccaatgtaCGAAGCACTTCAGAGCGACAAGCCACCTGAAGCGCCACATGATGACTCACTCTAGGGAgcagccctacaggtgtgaccagtGCATGAAACTCTTCCAACGGAAATGcgacctgaagatccacctgaggactcactccgttaagaagccctacaagtgtgaccattgcATGAAGTTCTTCAGTCAGAGAGGCAAGATGAATATCCACATGAGGAGTCACTCCGAGGAATatccctacaggtgtgaccaatgcccgAAGCGCTTCACTGAAGGTCGCTTCCTGAAGTACCACATgtggactcacaccggcgataAGCCCTGCGTGTGTCTGGAGTGCAACGCCAGCTACAGCGACCCAAGCAGTTTGCGTTTGCACTTGCTCAAAGCACACTTTGACACGAGGTAA